In the genome of Arabidopsis thaliana chromosome 4, partial sequence, the window GCCTCGTTGAAGAAGTTAATACTCCGTGAGTTCTTTGAcctctttcaattttttattttgattcgAAATCAAATGTGATAGCTTTTTTGTAGGTTTCCAAAAGAGGTGACTTGGATTATGTTTAAGGGAATGTATAAAGACTTGAACATCAATATAGTGTGTCCTGGAAAAGATTCAACTCTTGGTATGTGTATCCATGTGGTTAAGTGATTGTAAGTGAAATAGTGTTTCAAGATGTTTTGTGAAGTTCTTGATGTTAATTCGTTTTTCAGGGGTTGAGAGTGTTGGCACAGTTCCTGCATCACTCGTGACTTATGCTTCCATTCTAGCAATTCAACCAGACTTAATCATTAATGCGGGAACCGCTGGTGGCTTTAAGGTATCAACATTACAAATTTCTCTACATAGTTCTCGTTTCATGCCTCTTATGTGTCAGAAATAATGAACACCCTTCCTTGTTTTTAAATGGTCTTTTCAGGCCAAAGGAGCATGTATTAGCGATGTTTATGTTGTCTCTACTGTTGCTTTCCATGACAGAAGAATACCTGTTCCTGTAAGTGCTCCTTTGTATTGTTCATGTATCAGTATGAGTTGCAAAGTAAACCTGATGTTCTTGAGTGTTATACTTGCATTCTAATTCCATATATTTTTGCCCTTTCCTAAACATTTTTATACTTTCTGCAGGTCCTTGATATATATGGTGTTGGTATGCGGAACACCTTCCCCACACCCAACCTTATAAAGGAGCTGAACCTAAAGGTGTATACTTTATTAGTTGCTCTGAGTTCACCATTTGATCCTCATGCAagattttggttatttcttGATATGGTTTGCATAAGTGGTAGATTTATGATTTAGTTGCAATGTTCCCAGGTGGGAAGATTATCCACTGGCGATTCTATGGATATGTCTCCACATGACGAAGAATCCATCACAGCAAATGATGCTACAGTTAAAGATATGGAGGTCAACAATCCATAAGTTTCCTGTGTTGATGTACCTGGCTCCATACTAtgtgtttgtctttgtgtCTTTATCAGTTACTACGACTTATTTACGGATTCTTGGCATTTCAGGGAGCAGCAGTGGCCTATGTGGCTGATATCTTTAAAGTGCCTACGATTCTAATAAAAGGTGTGACTGATATTGTGGATGGCAATAGACCAACTTCTGAAGAATTTTTGGAGAACTTAGCTGCAGTCACTGCCAAACTTGATGAGTCACTTACCAAAGTGATTGACTTCATCAGTGGGAAATGTCTCTCAGACCTCTAACAAGTCATACGTATTAAGTTTCATCTGTTCAGTATGTGCATTGGGCGAAGAAAGCATATGAAGATTCAAGCAAAGGGCGTAGGTAGGGAATAGGTTTGAGCAGAAATTTCAACTCTTCACCTTTTCTCATTTGTTCCTCTATTTCTTTTTGCTGTCTTTCTATTGATGATCCATCATACATGTAGAAACTCAGCAAATTTGATACCCAACAACAGAGTCATAATTCTTTAATATCAATTTCGAATGATTGATgttaacagaagaaaaaatttagttagtttctctttcattctttttaaGTGTGAAGATGTACAAAACAACTATAACTATAACACACCTTTGTGTTGGCTTTTAACTAAGCCTAAAGACTATgtatcaagaaaaaaatctcaaagaacTGGAGTTGGATTTTAGAAAGAGCCAATGCAATAAACATGAAGCTTCTAAATCTCACACCTACTCTTCACCAAATATCAACTAGACAGAAATACCGCACAATATGCAGGTCACAAAACTGCAAAAGCTgcagtgtatatatatgcctTCACTTTGAACCTTATTTACAGACCCAAGATTTGAGTCTTCAACAAACAGATACAAATGGGAAGCATCGATGCTGCAGTGTTGGGTtcagagaagaaatcaaacccGGGAAAAGCCACAATTCTTGCTCTGGGAAAAGCCTTTCCTCACCAGCTAGTAATGCAAGAGTACTTAGTCGATGGCTACTTCAAAACCACCAAGTGTGATGACCCTGAACTCAAACAGAAACTTACTCGTCTCTGTAATCTCTTCATTTTAACCtctgttttcaactttttatctCATTCTGTAAGCTCCTGCAACAGCAACTGAGGTTTGTTTGAACTGTTCGTTTACTATATACAGGCAAGACAACAACGGTGAAGACAAGGTATGTTGTGATGTCAGAGGAGATTCTCAAGAAGTACCCAGAACTTGCCATTGAAGGAGGATCCACAGTGACGCAGCGTCTAGACATCTGCAACGATGCAGTGACCGAGATGGCAGTAGAAGCCTCCAGAGCCTGCATCAAGAACTGGGGACGTTCTATTTCCGACATAACTCACGTTGTCTATGTCTCCTCAAGCGAAGCTCGTCTTCCTGGTGGGGACTTGTACCTGGCCAAGGGGCTTGGACTCAGTCCTGACACACACCGTGTTCTGCTCTACTTTGTTGGCTGTTCTGGTGGCGTTGCAGGTCTCCGTGTAGCCAAAGACATCGCCGAGAATAATCCGG includes:
- a CDS encoding Phosphorylase superfamily protein, with amino-acid sequence MEGVMGQVEKRPISTIVFIVAMQKEAQPLINRLRLVEEVNTPFPKEVTWIMFKGMYKDLNINIVCPGKDSTLGVESVGTVPASLVTYASILAIQPDLIINAGTAGGFKAKGACISDVYVVSTVAFHDRRIPVPVLDIYGVGMRNTFPTPNLIKELNLKVGRLSTGDSMDMSPHDEESITANDATVKDMEVNNP
- a CDS encoding Phosphorylase superfamily protein (Phosphorylase superfamily protein; CONTAINS InterPro DOMAIN/s: Nucleoside phosphorylase (InterPro:IPR000845), Nucleoside phosphorylase, family 1 (InterPro:IPR018017); BEST Arabidopsis thaliana protein match is: methylthioadenosine nucleosidase 1 (TAIR:AT4G38800.1); Has 2832 Blast hits to 2832 proteins in 1251 species: Archae - 0; Bacteria - 2704; Metazoa - 0; Fungi - 0; Plants - 81; Viruses - 0; Other Eukaryotes - 47 (source: NCBI BLink).), yielding MEGVMGQVEKRPISTIVFIVAMQKEAQPLINRLRLVEEVNTPFPKEVTWIMFKGMYKDLNINIVCPGKDSTLGVESVGTVPASLVTYASILAIQPDLIINAGTAGGFKAKGACISDVYVVSTVAFHDRRIPVPVLDIYGVGMRNTFPTPNLIKELNLKVGRLSTGDSMDMSPHDEESITANDATVKDMEGAAVAYVADIFKVPTILIKGVTDIVDGNRPTSEEFLENLAAVTAKLDESLTKVIDFISGKCLSDL
- a CDS encoding Phosphorylase superfamily protein; translation: MQKEAQPLINRLRLVEEVNTPFPKEVTWIMFKGMYKDLNINIVCPGKDSTLGVESVGTVPASLVTYASILAIQPDLIINAGTAGGFKAKGACISDVYVVSTVAFHDRRIPVPVLDIYGVGMRNTFPTPNLIKELNLKVGRLSTGDSMDMSPHDEESITANDATVKDMEGAAVAYVADIFKVPTILIKGVTDIVDGNRPTSEEFLENLAAVTAKLDESLTKVIDFISGKCLSDL
- a CDS encoding Phosphorylase superfamily protein; amino-acid sequence: MFKGMYKDLNINIVCPGKDSTLGVESVGTVPASLVTYASILAIQPDLIINAGTAGGFKAKGACISDVYVVSTVAFHDRRIPVPVLDIYGVGMRNTFPTPNLIKELNLKVGRLSTGDSMDMSPHDEESITANDATVKDMEGAAVAYVADIFKVPTILIKGVTDIVDGNRPTSEEFLENLAAVTAKLDESLTKVIDFISGKCLSDL